In Papaver somniferum cultivar HN1 chromosome 9, ASM357369v1, whole genome shotgun sequence, the genomic stretch CACTGTACAAGAGTTTTTAACATTTGAATGATCAGAGATTATGTGTTTCTGTATTCAGATAAcagatttttctctttttttcttcatccaAAAAGTCTAATTCAACCAAAATGTACACCACCAACAGCCATGCTCATCCAACTACAACCGCCCTTGGGAGAGTAAATGGCTGTCTTTCTCTTCATACTTTCGCCTATCCTTGATCAAGagattaatttttgtttttaaagcaGCAATATTCCTTTCTGCCTCCTCCAAGGCATTCTTCGCTGCAATGGACTTTTTATTTTCTGCCCGTAATAGTTCATCCTGCTCGATAAATGCAGCCGCAAGCTTCTCTTTTTCAAAGAAATCTTTTTTTACATCCTCCAACCACTCACGAACCCACCTAATGTTGAATTCAACTTTCTCAGCGTTCTGTATGGTATCCTCCCAAACCTCAATAATCTCGGATGTCAGATCAGAAAAACGACGACGATGCATATTAATAATAGTAGTCATTATTCCTGAGACAACCGATACTTGGGCATACGAATCTTTTAAAACTTTGTTCGAAGCGAAATGGCCATATTTCAACCATATTTTCTCATATAACTTTGCTTGTGTTTTAAGAACACTGAAGCCTCCTACATTTTCACATTTTCCATCATTGAGAACCACACAATCACTGCGATGCTGCCCTTCAAATAGTTGACCAGGGCTCATATACTCAGATGGTGATGGTGCATTGTCGATCCTCTCTCTTTTCGCTGCCAAAAAAGATTTAGGTACCTCGTGGAACTGTTCTTCATCATCCGTcgcttcttcgtcttcttcataGTCATCTTCTTCGTTAACATCTTCATCACTACTGTCATCGTCAATGTTAATAACCTCAGCCTTACTGTTTTCTGACCGTGGCTCCTTTTTGAGACGGTATTTCACAGAGCAGTTTCCAGTATCACTTCGTGGTCTTTTGCACGAGAATGGTGTATCTAGCTCAGACGTGGACTCATCCGTCTCTACTTCATTTTCCTTCTGTTGTTCACATCTGTTCTGGCTATGAATCATGGGAAGTTTTTCTTGAGAGTATAGACACTCAATGATGTGCAAACAGCCGCTCACATACCTATATTTAGTTTTTGCATTCTTAGCTGTTTGAATGCCATCCCTCAGAAATTTCGCTACCTCTTCATCAAATCTGTATAGCTTTAAGTTGTCAGCATCGTCTAACAAATATAAATAGGATAATTGGAGTTTAGTACTCAGGTTTAGATCAACACTAGGCTAtgatctaacatttgt encodes the following:
- the LOC113309306 gene encoding uncharacterized protein LOC113309306, with translation MIHSQNRCEQQKENEVETDESTSELDTPFSCKRPRSDTGNCSVKYRLKKEPRSENSKAEVINIDDDSSDEDVNEEDDYEEDEEATDDEEQFHEVPKSFLAAKRERIDNAPSPSEYMSPGQLFEGQHRSDCVVLNDGKCENVGGFSVLKTQAKLYEKIWLKYGHFASNKVLKDSYAQVSVVSGIMTTIINMHRRRFSDLTSEIIEVWEDTIQNAEKVEFNIRWVREWLEDVKKDFFEKEKLAAAFIEQDELLRAENKKSIAAKNALEEAERNIAALKTKINLLIKDRRKYEEKDSHLLSQGRL